In Pseudomonas grandcourensis, the DNA window GCGGTGATCAAGGCTTCGCCTCCGACCTTTTCCAGGGCCTCGACGATGCGACCCACGCACAGGTCCAGGCATTCAACGGCCTTGACTGCCGCTTCGAACACGCCGCTGTGGCCGACCATGTCGCCGTTGGCGTAGTTGACCACGATCACGTCGTAACGCTGGTTTTCGATGGCGTCGACGATGCGGTCGGTGACTTCCGGTGCGCTCATTTCCGGCTGCAAGTCATAAGTAGCGACTTTCGGCGACGGAATCAGGATGCGCTCTTCGCCCGGGAACGGTTCTTCGCGGCCGCCGGAAAAGAAGAAGGTCACATGGGCATATTTTTCGGTTTCAGCGATGCGCAACTGGGTCTTGCCGTTTTTCGCCAGGTAGTCGCCCAGCACGTTTTCCAGGCTGCCGGCAGCGAAAGCCGACGGCGCAGGGATGCTGGCGGCGTATTGGGTCAGCATGACGAAACCGGCCAGTTTCGGCTGGCGGGCACGCTCGAACTCACTGAAGTTGTCTTCGACGAACACGCGGGTCAGCTCGCGGGCACGGTCGGCGCGGAAGTTCATGAACACCACGGCATCGCCGTCTTCGACTTTTACCGGCTCGCCGATGGAGGTGGCTTTGACGAATTCGTCGCTCTCGCCACGCTCGTAGGCCGCTTGCAGGCCTTCCTGGGCGGTGGCGGCGTTGAATTCGCCCTGGCCATCGACAATCAGGTTGTAGGCCTGGGACACGCGATCCCAACGGTTGTCGCGGTCCATGGCGTAGTAGCGGCCGATGATGCTGGCGATCCGGCCCTTGCCCAGGGCCTGGAAGGACGCGTCGAGCAGTTCGATCGACGACTGCGCGCTTTTCGGCGGAGTGTCGCGGCCGTCGAGGAAGGCGTGCAGATAGATGTTTTGTGCGCCGCGCTTGAAGGCCAGTTCGGCCATGGCGACCAGGTGATCCTGGTGGCTGTGCACGCCGCCATCGGACAGCAGGCCCATGAAATGCACGGCTTTGCCGGCGGCGACGGCTTTGTCCACGGCAGCGCAGATGGTCGGGTTCTCGAAGAACTCGCCGTCACGGATCGATTTGGTGACGCGAGTGAAGTCCTGATACACCACGCGGCCGGCGCCCAGGTTCATGTGGCCGACTTCGGAGTTGCCCATCTGGCCATCCGGCAGGCCGACGTCCATGCCGCTGCCCGAGATCAGGCCGTTCGGCACGGTGGCCCACAGACGATCCAGTACGGGCTTCTTCGCCGCGAAAATGGCGTTGGATTCGGGATTGTCGCTGTGACCGAAGCCGTCGAGAATCATCAGGACCAAAGGTTTAGGCGTGGTAGTCATGGAATCCGCTCTGGCTTAAGTAAAAAGGGGCAATGGAAAAGGGAGTCGCAGTTTAAAGCGAAGTTCCGGCCACGTCACCGCCGGACGGGGTTTGGCCCACCATAGTGGCTGTGTATACTGGCCGACATTTTAACGCCCTGGAACCTCCTTCGATGGTTGCTCACCTGATTGAATTCGCCACTAACCACTACATTCTCGTCGGTATCTTCGTCGTACTGCTGGCGTTGCTGATTGCCTATCAAATGCAGGGCGGCGGCCGTAGCCTGAGCACCGGCGAACTGACCGGGCTGGTCAACAAGGACGCAGGCGTGGTGATCGACATTC includes these proteins:
- the gpmI gene encoding 2,3-bisphosphoglycerate-independent phosphoglycerate mutase; the encoded protein is MTTTPKPLVLMILDGFGHSDNPESNAIFAAKKPVLDRLWATVPNGLISGSGMDVGLPDGQMGNSEVGHMNLGAGRVVYQDFTRVTKSIRDGEFFENPTICAAVDKAVAAGKAVHFMGLLSDGGVHSHQDHLVAMAELAFKRGAQNIYLHAFLDGRDTPPKSAQSSIELLDASFQALGKGRIASIIGRYYAMDRDNRWDRVSQAYNLIVDGQGEFNAATAQEGLQAAYERGESDEFVKATSIGEPVKVEDGDAVVFMNFRADRARELTRVFVEDNFSEFERARQPKLAGFVMLTQYAASIPAPSAFAAGSLENVLGDYLAKNGKTQLRIAETEKYAHVTFFFSGGREEPFPGEERILIPSPKVATYDLQPEMSAPEVTDRIVDAIENQRYDVIVVNYANGDMVGHSGVFEAAVKAVECLDLCVGRIVEALEKVGGEALITADHGNVEQMSDETTGQAHTAHTTEPVPFIYVGKRDLKVREGGVLADVAPTMLMLLGLEQPAEMTGTSILV